A section of the Microbacterium sp. MM2322 genome encodes:
- a CDS encoding ABC transporter ATP-binding protein → MSEPRTVPALQLSGLFKQFGSTPAVAGIDLVVPAGSFYGLVGPNGAGKTTTLSMATGLLRPDAGGAWVHGIDVWRDPVAAKRIIGNLSDGIRLFDRLTGEQLITYTAMMFGLPRTEIAPRVSDLLDLMDLRPAAGTIVADYSAGMTKKIALACALVHAPRLLVLDEPFESVDPVSAANIEDVLRSYTASGGSVIVSSHSMDLVQRMCDHVAVIAAGRVLAAGTIDEVRGGQSLQDRFVDLVGGRHQSEGPQWLRQS, encoded by the coding sequence GTGAGTGAGCCACGAACCGTCCCCGCCCTCCAGCTCTCCGGTCTCTTCAAGCAGTTCGGATCGACTCCCGCCGTCGCCGGGATCGACCTCGTCGTCCCCGCCGGCTCGTTCTATGGGCTCGTCGGGCCGAACGGCGCGGGAAAGACCACGACTCTCTCGATGGCGACCGGCCTCCTCCGCCCCGACGCCGGTGGCGCCTGGGTGCACGGCATCGACGTGTGGCGCGACCCCGTTGCGGCGAAGCGCATCATCGGCAACCTGTCCGACGGCATCCGGCTGTTCGACCGCCTCACGGGCGAGCAGCTCATCACCTACACCGCGATGATGTTCGGCCTACCGCGCACGGAGATCGCGCCGCGCGTATCCGACCTCCTCGACTTGATGGACCTGCGACCGGCGGCCGGGACGATCGTCGCCGACTATTCCGCCGGCATGACCAAGAAGATCGCGCTCGCGTGCGCGCTCGTCCACGCTCCGCGTCTCCTCGTCCTCGACGAGCCGTTCGAATCCGTCGATCCCGTCTCGGCGGCGAACATCGAGGACGTCCTCCGGAGCTACACGGCCTCGGGCGGATCGGTCATCGTGTCGAGCCACTCGATGGACCTCGTGCAGCGCATGTGCGACCACGTCGCGGTCATCGCGGCGGGTCGAGTGCTCGCGGCCGGCACGATCGACGAGGTCCGCGGCGGGCAGAGCCTGCAGGACCGCTTCGTCGATCTCGTCGGCGGTCGTCACCAGAGCGAGGGGCCGCAGTGGTTGCGACAGTCCTGA
- a CDS encoding NAD-dependent epimerase/dehydratase family protein → MSDRVLVLGGTGWVGRLVAQAWVERGARVTVLARGDRPAPAGADLVVADRSEPGANDALDDVEWDEIVDISSSPGHVAQAASALGERAAHATYISSVSVYAEADRPGADERAAVVEPLGDGEPYDYARAKVACEHAAAALAVRVAVIRPGLIVGPGDPTDRFGYWPARFAAATTESVLVPEAAGLRAQVIDVDDLVAFIVSSGARGFDGVVDAVGESHPLGHVLDLARDAAGHTGEVHAAPADWLERHGVAHWAGPRSLPLWLPAEVRGFAARSGAAYRAAGGGIRPLSETIERVLQDERARGVSRSRSSGLERAEELALIESFVAGR, encoded by the coding sequence ATGAGCGACCGCGTCCTCGTTCTCGGCGGAACAGGCTGGGTCGGCCGCCTCGTCGCGCAGGCGTGGGTCGAGCGCGGCGCGCGGGTGACCGTGCTCGCGCGGGGCGACAGGCCCGCCCCCGCCGGGGCGGATCTCGTGGTGGCCGACCGCTCCGAACCGGGCGCGAACGACGCCCTCGACGACGTCGAGTGGGACGAGATCGTCGACATCTCCTCGAGTCCCGGCCACGTGGCGCAGGCTGCGTCCGCACTGGGCGAGCGTGCCGCACACGCGACGTACATCTCCAGTGTGTCGGTCTACGCCGAGGCCGATCGCCCCGGCGCCGACGAGCGCGCCGCAGTGGTCGAGCCGCTGGGCGACGGCGAGCCGTACGACTACGCGCGAGCAAAGGTCGCCTGCGAACACGCGGCCGCCGCGCTTGCCGTCCGCGTCGCCGTCATCCGCCCTGGCCTCATCGTCGGCCCCGGCGATCCGACCGACCGATTCGGCTACTGGCCGGCGCGGTTCGCGGCGGCGACCACCGAATCCGTCCTCGTCCCCGAGGCCGCCGGGCTTCGCGCACAGGTGATCGATGTCGACGACCTGGTCGCCTTCATCGTCTCGTCGGGCGCCCGCGGGTTCGACGGCGTGGTCGACGCCGTGGGGGAGTCGCATCCGCTCGGCCACGTCCTCGATCTCGCACGGGATGCCGCCGGCCACACCGGCGAGGTGCATGCCGCACCCGCCGACTGGCTCGAGCGTCACGGCGTCGCGCATTGGGCGGGCCCACGATCGTTGCCGCTGTGGCTGCCGGCCGAGGTGCGGGGGTTTGCGGCGCGGAGCGGGGCCGCCTACCGCGCGGCGGGCGGCGGCATCCGTCCCCTGTCCGAAACGATCGAGCGAGTCCTCCAGGACGAGCGCGCCCGAGGGGTTTCCCGTTCCCGCTCGAGCGGCCTCGAGCGCGCCGAGGAGCTCGCCCTCATCGAGTCGTTCGTCGCCGGTCGCTGA
- the argC gene encoding N-acetyl-gamma-glutamyl-phosphate reductase translates to MTFSVAVSGASGYAGGEILRLLASHPDVEIRTVTAHSNAGQPLIDHQPHLRSLAHLTLQDTTPEVLAGHDIVFLALPHGQSAQYTDMLSDVPLVIDAGADHRLTDSAAWDAFYGGAFSEPWAYGVPELVVGSEKQRGALVGARRIAAPGCNASTVSLSLAPGVAAGVIDPGDIVTVLAVGPSGAGKSLKTNLLASEVLGTANPYAVGGTHRHIPEIRQALAAAAPAAGDIRISFTPVLVPMSRGILATSTAPIAPGVTDAQIRDAWESAYADEPFVHLLPEGSFPRTADVLGANTALLGLAIDRAAGRVVVVAAVDNLVKGTAGAAIQSMNIALGLPETTGLSVNGVAP, encoded by the coding sequence ATGACCTTCTCGGTCGCCGTCTCCGGCGCTTCCGGCTATGCGGGCGGCGAGATCCTCCGCCTCCTCGCATCGCACCCCGACGTCGAGATCCGCACCGTCACGGCGCACTCGAACGCCGGGCAGCCCCTCATCGACCATCAGCCGCACCTGCGCTCACTCGCGCACCTAACGCTGCAGGACACCACCCCCGAGGTACTCGCCGGCCACGACATCGTGTTCCTCGCGCTGCCTCATGGGCAGTCCGCGCAGTACACCGACATGCTGTCGGACGTGCCGCTCGTCATCGATGCGGGCGCGGACCATCGCTTGACCGACTCGGCGGCGTGGGACGCGTTCTACGGCGGCGCGTTCTCGGAGCCGTGGGCATACGGCGTGCCCGAACTGGTCGTCGGATCCGAGAAGCAGCGCGGCGCACTCGTCGGTGCACGCCGGATCGCGGCCCCCGGATGCAACGCCTCGACCGTCTCGCTGAGCCTCGCGCCGGGTGTCGCCGCGGGAGTCATCGATCCCGGCGACATCGTCACCGTTCTCGCCGTCGGCCCGTCCGGCGCGGGCAAGAGCCTCAAGACGAACCTGCTCGCGTCCGAGGTCCTCGGCACCGCCAACCCGTATGCCGTGGGCGGCACGCATCGGCACATCCCCGAGATCCGACAGGCGCTCGCCGCCGCCGCGCCCGCTGCCGGCGACATCCGCATCTCGTTCACTCCCGTTCTCGTCCCCATGTCCCGCGGCATCCTCGCCACCTCGACCGCCCCGATCGCGCCCGGCGTCACCGACGCGCAGATCCGTGACGCGTGGGAGTCGGCATACGCCGATGAGCCGTTCGTGCACCTGCTTCCGGAGGGATCCTTCCCGCGCACCGCAGACGTGCTGGGCGCCAACACCGCGCTCCTCGGCCTCGCGATCGATCGCGCCGCCGGCCGCGTTGTGGTTGTGGCAGCGGTCGACAACCTCGTCAAGGGCACCGCCGGTGCCGCGATCCAATCGATGAACATCGCCCTCGGCCTCCCCGAGACGACGGGCTTGAGTGTGAACGGAGTGGCACCGTGA
- the argJ gene encoding bifunctional glutamate N-acetyltransferase/amino-acid acetyltransferase ArgJ, with protein MSVTAAQGFEAAGVAVALKSTGAADVAVVVNRGPKKVGAAVFTTNRAKANPILWSQQVIGDGVVEAIVLNSGGANCFTGSFGFQTTHQTAERVAELLGVGAGDVLVCSTGLIGTGDEIFRGKVLDGVDQGVAALSTDGGEAASLAIMTTDSRPKRAVVTRGGWTIGGMAKGAGMLAPGLATMLVVITTDADLDAPSADAALRDATRVSFDRLDSDGCMSTNDQVTLLASGASGIRPEPAEFAAALTELCLDLAAQLQGDAEGASHDITIEVVGAANEDDAVTVGRSVARNNLFKAAIFGNDPNWGRVLAAIGTTDAAFDPYDVDVSFNGVRVCTAGGPDRPREEVDLTPRATHIRIDLRVGDAAATILTNDLTHDYVHENSAYSS; from the coding sequence GTGAGCGTCACGGCAGCGCAGGGATTCGAGGCGGCCGGAGTCGCCGTCGCTCTGAAATCGACGGGGGCAGCCGATGTCGCCGTCGTCGTGAACCGCGGTCCGAAGAAGGTCGGTGCCGCCGTCTTCACGACGAACCGCGCCAAGGCGAACCCGATCCTCTGGTCGCAGCAGGTCATCGGCGACGGTGTCGTCGAGGCGATCGTCCTCAACTCCGGCGGGGCCAACTGCTTCACCGGCTCCTTCGGATTCCAGACCACGCATCAGACCGCGGAGAGGGTGGCTGAGCTGCTCGGCGTCGGCGCGGGCGATGTTCTCGTCTGCTCGACGGGGCTCATCGGTACGGGCGACGAGATCTTCCGAGGCAAAGTGCTCGACGGTGTCGACCAGGGCGTCGCAGCCCTCTCGACGGACGGGGGAGAGGCGGCATCCCTCGCCATCATGACGACCGACTCGCGGCCGAAGCGCGCCGTCGTCACGCGGGGCGGCTGGACCATCGGCGGCATGGCCAAGGGCGCCGGCATGCTGGCGCCGGGACTTGCGACCATGCTTGTCGTCATCACGACCGATGCCGACCTCGATGCGCCGTCGGCTGACGCCGCGCTCCGCGATGCGACCCGGGTGAGCTTCGACCGGCTCGATTCCGACGGCTGCATGTCGACGAACGATCAGGTGACACTCCTCGCGAGCGGAGCCAGCGGCATCCGTCCCGAGCCTGCCGAGTTCGCCGCCGCCCTCACCGAGCTCTGCCTCGATCTCGCCGCGCAGCTGCAGGGGGATGCCGAGGGGGCGAGCCACGACATCACGATCGAGGTCGTCGGCGCCGCGAACGAGGACGACGCCGTCACCGTCGGCCGCTCGGTCGCGCGCAACAACCTCTTCAAGGCTGCGATCTTCGGCAACGACCCCAACTGGGGTCGCGTCCTCGCCGCGATCGGCACGACGGATGCCGCCTTCGACCCCTACGACGTGGACGTGTCCTTCAATGGGGTCCGCGTCTGCACGGCCGGCGGCCCCGATCGCCCGCGCGAGGAGGTCGACCTGACGCCACGCGCGACGCACATCCGTATCGACCTGCGCGTCGGAGACGCGGCGGCGACGATCCTCACGAACGACCTCACGCACGACTACGTCCACGAGAACAGTGCCTACTCGTCATGA
- the argB gene encoding acetylglutamate kinase, whose product MTDIQKTTPEEAAGKAAVLVESLPWLKRFRDQIVVIKYGGNAMVSEELQAAFADDIAYLHHVGVKPVVVHGGGPQISKMLDRLSIASEFKGGYRVTSTEAIGVVRMVLAGQINPQLVSRINAHGSFATGMSGEDAGLFRGRRRGVVVDGAEHDLGHVGDVVGVDPTAILDHLAADRVPVVSSIAPDVDHPGSSLNVNADAAAAALAVALGAVKLVILTDVAGLYADWPNRDSLVSHLTATELRTMLPSLESGMIPKMQACLDAVDGGVDRAAIIDGRQPHSVLVELFTQRGIGTEVVAG is encoded by the coding sequence ATGACCGACATCCAGAAGACCACTCCTGAAGAAGCCGCCGGCAAGGCTGCGGTCCTCGTCGAGTCCCTCCCGTGGCTCAAGCGATTCCGCGATCAGATCGTCGTCATCAAGTACGGCGGCAATGCGATGGTCAGCGAGGAGCTGCAGGCCGCGTTCGCCGACGACATCGCCTACCTGCACCATGTCGGCGTGAAGCCGGTCGTCGTCCACGGCGGCGGTCCGCAGATCTCCAAGATGCTCGACCGGCTCTCCATCGCCAGCGAGTTCAAGGGCGGATACCGCGTCACGAGCACCGAGGCGATCGGCGTCGTCCGCATGGTGCTGGCCGGCCAGATCAATCCGCAGCTCGTGTCCCGCATCAACGCGCACGGGTCGTTCGCGACCGGGATGTCGGGCGAGGACGCGGGGCTCTTCCGCGGCCGCCGTCGCGGTGTCGTCGTCGACGGCGCCGAGCACGACCTCGGCCACGTCGGTGACGTCGTCGGAGTCGACCCGACGGCGATCCTCGACCACCTCGCGGCCGACCGGGTGCCCGTGGTGTCGTCGATCGCGCCCGACGTCGATCACCCGGGGAGCTCGCTCAACGTGAACGCGGATGCCGCGGCCGCCGCGCTGGCCGTGGCTCTCGGCGCGGTCAAACTCGTGATCCTGACCGATGTCGCGGGCCTCTATGCCGACTGGCCGAACCGCGATTCGCTCGTCTCGCACCTGACGGCGACGGAGCTCCGCACGATGCTGCCGAGCCTGGAGTCGGGGATGATCCCCAAGATGCAAGCCTGCCTCGATGCCGTCGACGGCGGCGTCGACCGGGCGGCGATCATCGACGGCCGGCAGCCGCACTCGGTGCTGGTCGAGCTCTTCACGCAACGCGGAATCGGAACAGAGGTGGTGGCGGGATGA